The following are encoded together in the Candidatus Omnitrophota bacterium genome:
- a CDS encoding UDP-N-acetylmuramoyl-L-alanyl-D-glutamate--2,6-diaminopimelate ligase, whose product MKLEKLLKGIYKQSLPASFIDFDARSVSSDSRAIEKGSLFVAVKGPILDGTQYIDDAVKKGAKIVVADSYPGGVKKALDAGICFLAVADPKKFLTDIAKNFYGDPSRKIKVIGITGTNGKTTTSYLVESILAKAAEKCSVIGTINHRIGNKILPSKNTTPGVIDNQHYLSDMVKEGVGYCAMEVSSHALDQGRVDGIDFNSAIFTNLTGDHMDYHQNMENYFQAKAKLFSGLSKDASAIINADDPYGKRLVSLTKAKVITYGITHQADIVASDIQLSLSGSKFTLRHGKELEKMTTKLIGRHNIYNILSAVAQGLWQKIDMKDVERAIEDFENVPGRLERIEAGQDFHVFVDYAHTEDALKNILTNLRLVTKSRIILVFGCGGDRDKTKRPKMGMVASQLADFCIVTSDNSRSEDPQVIANEIIQGCKNKNFTVILDREEAIKKAITLAGKNDVVVVAGKGHETYQIFKEKTISFDDCDVVKKYLHAKS is encoded by the coding sequence ATGAAACTTGAGAAATTACTAAAAGGTATTTATAAACAAAGCCTGCCGGCGTCATTTATTGATTTTGACGCAAGATCTGTTAGCTCTGATTCGCGGGCTATCGAAAAGGGAAGCTTGTTTGTTGCCGTCAAAGGCCCTATTTTAGACGGAACGCAATATATTGATGACGCGGTAAAAAAAGGAGCAAAAATTGTTGTTGCCGACAGTTATCCGGGCGGGGTTAAAAAAGCTCTTGATGCCGGTATCTGCTTTCTTGCGGTTGCGGACCCTAAAAAGTTTCTGACCGATATTGCGAAGAATTTTTATGGTGACCCTTCGCGAAAGATCAAGGTCATCGGCATTACCGGGACCAATGGAAAGACAACAACCTCTTATTTGGTCGAGTCTATTTTGGCCAAAGCGGCAGAAAAATGTTCCGTTATCGGGACGATCAACCATCGTATCGGAAATAAGATCCTTCCCTCCAAAAACACAACACCGGGCGTTATTGACAATCAACACTATTTATCCGATATGGTCAAAGAAGGTGTTGGGTATTGCGCCATGGAAGTTTCCTCGCATGCTCTTGATCAAGGGCGAGTTGACGGCATTGATTTTAATTCGGCGATCTTTACGAACTTGACTGGTGATCATATGGATTATCATCAGAATATGGAGAATTATTTTCAGGCAAAGGCAAAATTATTTTCCGGATTATCAAAAGATGCTTCGGCCATCATCAATGCGGATGATCCGTATGGAAAAAGGCTTGTTTCGTTAACGAAAGCCAAGGTCATTACTTATGGGATTACGCATCAGGCTGACATTGTGGCTTCTGATATTCAATTGAGTTTAAGTGGTTCAAAATTTACGTTACGTCATGGCAAAGAGCTTGAAAAAATGACGACAAAATTGATCGGACGGCACAATATCTATAATATTTTATCCGCAGTGGCTCAAGGCCTTTGGCAAAAAATAGATATGAAGGATGTTGAGCGGGCTATTGAAGATTTTGAAAATGTTCCCGGGCGGCTTGAGCGCATTGAAGCCGGACAAGATTTCCATGTGTTCGTTGATTACGCGCATACCGAAGATGCCTTAAAAAATATTTTAACAAATTTGAGATTAGTTACCAAAAGCCGGATCATTCTTGTGTTTGGTTGCGGCGGTGACCGTGATAAGACCAAACGTCCCAAAATGGGAATGGTGGCAAGCCAATTGGCTGATTTTTGCATTGTCACCAGTGATAATTCTCGCAGTGAAGATCCTCAAGTGATCGCCAATGAGATCATTCAAGGATGCAAAAATAAAAACTTTACGGTTATCTTGGACAGGGAAGAAGCGATCAAAAAAGCGATTACGTTGGCAGGGAAAAACGATGTTGTTGTGGTTGCTGGAAAAGGCCACGAAACGTATCAGATCTTTAAGGAAAAAACAATTTCTTTTGATGACTGTGATGTTGTCAAAAAATACCTCCATGCTAAATCTTAA
- the murF gene encoding UDP-N-acetylmuramoyl-tripeptide--D-alanyl-D-alanine ligase, translated as MLNLNDILLATGGRQLSGKRHALIRSVSTDSRTLKRGDLFIALCGKNFDGHNFLRKVIARSAAAIIVSKKVSLPHTDIPIIFVDDTTQALGQIARFHRRRFKIPVIAITGSAGKTTTKEMIAAVLEKKYKVLKNIATLNNNIGVPMTLLKLNKTHKIVVVELGTNHFGEIAQLAQIAEPTVSLLTNIGESHLEFLKTPAGVFKEKFNIIRRMQENGLVIFNKDDRFLRTIPNKAKGKEFISFGIKSQSDIKAGNIQEPDSGSLCFTVNDRQKFCLQVFGSHNVYNALAAISCGRLFKVNDQKIKEALLEFKNLYGRGVFKKVKSWNILDDSYNANPMSLRSSIETLSRLKTKGRKILVCGDMLELGSKSEQLHRKIGKLVGRSNIDSIITLGNLSKFISLEAKKQNKNLKSYHCHRIEHVHKILKSDLNSGDVILIKGSRGLRMERVIALLKGKEEN; from the coding sequence ATGCTAAATCTTAACGACATTCTGCTTGCTACGGGCGGCCGTCAATTAAGCGGAAAAAGGCATGCCTTGATCCGCTCGGTTTCAACTGATAGTCGAACCTTAAAACGCGGAGATCTTTTTATTGCTCTTTGCGGGAAGAATTTTGACGGGCATAACTTTCTTCGAAAGGTAATTGCGAGATCGGCAGCGGCGATCATTGTTTCCAAAAAAGTTTCTCTTCCTCACACCGATATCCCGATCATTTTTGTTGATGACACGACGCAAGCTTTAGGGCAGATCGCCCGGTTTCATCGCCGGCGCTTTAAAATCCCTGTCATTGCCATTACCGGAAGCGCCGGGAAAACGACCACCAAAGAGATGATCGCCGCGGTTTTAGAAAAGAAATATAAAGTTTTAAAGAATATCGCGACATTGAATAATAATATCGGCGTACCGATGACTTTATTAAAGCTCAATAAAACACATAAGATCGTTGTTGTTGAGCTGGGAACGAATCATTTTGGCGAGATCGCGCAGTTAGCACAAATTGCGGAACCGACAGTTTCGCTACTCACAAATATTGGCGAGTCACATCTAGAATTCTTAAAAACACCTGCCGGAGTTTTTAAAGAAAAATTCAATATCATCCGGCGCATGCAAGAAAATGGGTTGGTCATTTTCAATAAGGATGATCGTTTTTTACGGACAATCCCGAACAAGGCCAAGGGGAAGGAATTTATTTCTTTTGGGATAAAATCGCAGTCTGATATCAAGGCGGGAAACATTCAGGAACCTGATAGTGGATCGCTTTGTTTTACTGTCAATGATCGTCAAAAATTCTGCTTGCAAGTCTTCGGTTCTCATAATGTCTATAATGCGTTAGCGGCAATTAGCTGTGGGCGATTATTTAAGGTCAATGATCAAAAAATCAAGGAAGCGCTTCTTGAATTCAAAAATCTTTACGGCCGGGGTGTTTTTAAAAAAGTGAAGTCCTGGAACATCTTAGATGATTCTTACAACGCCAATCCGATGTCTTTACGCAGTTCCATTGAAACGTTATCCCGCTTGAAAACAAAGGGGCGAAAAATCTTAGTTTGCGGTGATATGCTGGAGCTGGGGTCAAAATCTGAGCAGCTGCATCGTAAAATAGGAAAACTAGTAGGCCGTTCGAACATTGATTCGATCATCACCTTAGGGAATTTATCAAAATTTATTTCTTTAGAAGCGAAAAAACAAAATAAAAATCTTAAAAGTTATCATTGTCATCGCATCGAACACGTGCATAAAATACTTAAAAGCGATCTTAACTCCGGAGATGTTATTTTGATCAAAGGTTCGCGTGGGCTTCGGATGGAGCGTGTCATTGCTTTATTAAAAGGAAAGGAAGAAAACTAA
- the mraY gene encoding phospho-N-acetylmuramoyl-pentapeptide-transferase — MFHYLASLRDVFFGFNIFKYITFRAGMAAVTTFVLCLILGPFLIRKFKSRNIRENVKREYCDKLDPLQKSKEGTPTMGGIFIIGSIVLSILLWGDLTNKYTLIALVTCIWLAVLGGIDDYIKLTHKGKKRGLSALTKFTWQLVLGFSVGCFVYLDPTTSTKLDLPFVKESVIDLGMFYIPFVMLVIVGASNAVNLTDGLDGLAIGCTLMVALTLSVLSYVTGHLRFSEYLFIPYIPGTGELAVFCMAMVGASLGFLWFNCYPASIFMGDVGSLALGGSIGVISVLIKKELLLVFLGGVFVVEVVSVMLQIFVFKVRRKRLFKMSPVHHHLQLSGWDESKIIVRFWIIAIILALLTLTTLKIR; from the coding sequence ATGTTTCACTATTTAGCTAGCTTGCGGGATGTTTTCTTTGGCTTCAACATTTTTAAATATATTACTTTTCGTGCCGGCATGGCCGCTGTAACAACGTTCGTCCTGTGCCTTATCTTAGGCCCTTTTTTGATCCGAAAATTCAAATCGCGTAATATCCGAGAAAACGTCAAAAGAGAATATTGCGATAAGCTTGATCCGTTGCAAAAATCTAAAGAGGGAACGCCCACCATGGGCGGGATCTTTATTATCGGGAGCATTGTTCTCTCCATCTTGCTGTGGGGAGATTTAACCAATAAATATACGCTGATCGCCTTGGTGACTTGTATTTGGCTTGCGGTCTTGGGAGGCATTGACGATTATATCAAGCTAACGCACAAAGGAAAAAAACGCGGGCTTTCGGCATTAACGAAGTTTACCTGGCAGCTAGTTTTAGGGTTTTCAGTAGGATGTTTTGTCTACCTTGACCCGACAACATCAACAAAGCTTGATCTTCCATTCGTTAAGGAGTCGGTTATTGATTTGGGAATGTTTTATATTCCCTTTGTCATGCTGGTCATTGTAGGGGCATCTAACGCGGTCAATTTAACTGATGGTTTGGATGGATTAGCCATAGGATGCACGCTCATGGTCGCGTTAACTTTAAGCGTTTTGAGCTACGTTACCGGCCATTTGAGATTCAGTGAGTATTTATTTATTCCTTATATTCCCGGAACAGGAGAATTAGCAGTTTTTTGTATGGCGATGGTTGGTGCTAGCTTAGGATTTTTATGGTTTAATTGCTATCCGGCGTCAATTTTTATGGGCGATGTCGGTTCCTTGGCTTTGGGCGGAAGCATTGGCGTTATTTCGGTGTTGATCAAAAAAGAACTCCTGCTTGTTTTTCTGGGAGGAGTGTTCGTTGTCGAGGTCGTTTCGGTCATGCTTCAAATCTTTGTTTTCAAGGTGCGGCGAAAAAGGTTATTCAAGATGTCGCCGGTGCATCATCATTTACAACTTTCCGGATGGGATGAATCGAAGATCATTGTTCGTTTTTGGATCATTGCGATCATTCTCGCGTTATTAACGTTAACAACCCTAAAGATCAGATAA
- a CDS encoding penicillin-binding transpeptidase domain-containing protein, which translates to MIQVFKFSYLSGLAEKQHNTLIKLEPKRGTIYDRNLRPLAINVTAYSLYANPRAMSPAKKAEVIRRLPEILNLNSKFLTQALSKEKYFVWLARKLSPQQMEEIKMLKLDGLDFVKESKRYYPGGELAAHMIGFSGIDNDGLEGLELTCDRYLKGDFGWTQIMRDAKQRALLLEKSFFPPEDGKDLVLTIDETIQYIAERSLDKAFKKHNAKGAMIIVMDPKTGEILALANRPTYHLGHPTKSSQDSHRNRCVTDMYEPGSVFKIVTASAALEEKKFSEKNMFFCENGAYRVGNHILHDHQKHGNLNFSQVFEQSSNIGVTKIAQQLGAAAIYRYARLFRFGILTGIDLPGEVKGVLKPPAVWSKTSIGAIPIGQEVTVTAIQLVCAISAIANDGVFMQPFVIKYIKDQKGELIKEFKPTAVGQVISKETALRVKNILKGVVENGTGKLAKIKGVSVGGKTGTAQKVTGGTYSHSEFYATFIGFAPVEDPKIAVVVVFDEPHPSHYGGTVSAPVFQEVAQDTLRYLRATKSSVIVQENH; encoded by the coding sequence ATGATCCAGGTCTTCAAATTTTCTTACCTATCCGGCCTTGCCGAGAAACAACACAATACCTTGATCAAGCTAGAGCCCAAACGGGGCACAATTTATGATCGAAATCTGAGGCCGCTGGCCATTAACGTTACGGCATATTCTCTCTATGCTAATCCGCGCGCGATGAGCCCAGCGAAAAAAGCAGAAGTTATCCGGCGTCTTCCGGAAATCTTAAATTTAAATTCAAAATTTCTTACGCAAGCCCTGAGCAAGGAAAAATATTTCGTTTGGCTTGCGCGAAAATTATCGCCGCAACAAATGGAAGAAATAAAAATGCTTAAACTGGACGGGCTCGATTTTGTCAAGGAAAGCAAGCGTTATTATCCCGGCGGGGAATTGGCCGCTCACATGATCGGTTTTTCCGGAATTGATAATGATGGATTAGAAGGCTTAGAGCTGACATGCGATAGATATCTTAAAGGTGATTTTGGCTGGACGCAGATCATGCGCGACGCAAAGCAGAGAGCGCTTCTTTTAGAAAAAAGTTTTTTTCCTCCCGAAGACGGAAAAGATTTAGTACTGACCATTGATGAGACGATACAGTATATCGCAGAGCGCTCTCTGGATAAGGCTTTCAAAAAGCATAATGCCAAAGGCGCCATGATCATTGTTATGGACCCGAAAACCGGAGAGATCTTGGCCTTAGCGAACAGGCCTACGTATCATTTGGGGCATCCCACAAAATCCAGCCAAGATAGCCACCGTAATCGTTGCGTTACGGATATGTATGAGCCGGGATCGGTTTTTAAGATCGTCACAGCTTCTGCCGCGCTTGAGGAAAAGAAATTTTCTGAAAAGAATATGTTCTTTTGTGAAAATGGCGCCTATAGAGTCGGGAACCATATCCTTCATGACCATCAAAAACATGGTAATTTGAATTTTAGTCAGGTCTTTGAGCAATCCAGCAACATCGGCGTAACCAAGATCGCGCAACAGTTGGGAGCCGCGGCTATCTATCGATATGCGCGGCTTTTTCGTTTCGGGATCCTTACGGGAATTGATTTACCCGGCGAAGTTAAAGGTGTTCTTAAGCCTCCTGCCGTTTGGTCAAAAACATCGATCGGAGCTATTCCTATCGGGCAAGAGGTTACGGTGACCGCAATTCAACTTGTATGTGCAATTTCAGCAATCGCAAATGATGGAGTTTTCATGCAGCCGTTTGTGATAAAATATATCAAAGATCAAAAAGGGGAGCTTATTAAGGAATTTAAGCCGACCGCAGTCGGACAAGTGATCAGTAAAGAAACAGCATTGCGGGTTAAAAATATCTTAAAAGGCGTTGTTGAGAACGGTACGGGAAAATTAGCCAAGATCAAAGGAGTTTCGGTGGGCGGAAAAACCGGAACTGCCCAGAAAGTTACCGGAGGAACTTATTCGCATAGTGAATTTTATGCTACGTTCATTGGCTTTGCTCCGGTAGAAGATCCGAAAATTGCCGTTGTGGTTGTTTTTGACGAGCCTCATCCCAGTCATTATGGGGGGACAGTGTCAGCGCCGGTCTTTCAAGAAGTCGCGCAAGATACGTTGCGATATCTTAGGGCGACAAAATCCTCTGTCATTGTTCAAGAAAATCATTAA